GGAATTATTTTTGTGCGAAAATAATCAGTACAGCTAGTAACTTGCCCATTTTCCCTCTTATCCAAATAAATCTGAAAAAATAGTACTAAAGGACAGCACAAAGCAAGCACCTATTGCCATTAGTCAAAAACTGTAAAAAGCTTCTGAATTTCGACCTTTGAGTGCTGTTGTGCTAGGGAATAGGATTTTCTTAGAACTTGTCAATCTGGATTGAGAAAAGCTGACTGGGGTATATTTGGCGAAATCTATCTATCAAATTGATTCTGTCAATTGAGATTACAAGGTAAAATGAGAAGACTGCTGTCTGAGTCATGATTTACCCAATTGTGTAATTTAGTATTACAGGCACAAGTGACTGAAATATTTAAAATATTGATTGATTTATTTGTACCTAGTTCCCCATTCTTGGCTTTTATGTTTTTATACCAGAATTTAGTCGAATTAAACTCCTCGGAAAATCCCAAAAAAATGTAGCTTAAGCTACACAATATTATCAATTAATTAGAATTCTCAACTGGCTATACTCAATTATCTTAGGACTTGGGCAATACTGAGGAAACAAAAAAATCCAATCATCAGGGAAGGTATGGTGCAACCCCCTTGATAGGAACACAGTCGCACTTTTTACACACCTAGATTCTGGAATTTTTGATTTTCTCGCCCCTAACTTAGAAATGTTGGCTAGTGTTCAGTCAATACAAAATCTTTGACAGAGCTTTTACCAACTGAATCCCAAGTTTATATCCCTAGGGGGAAATCAGATTTTTTGCCTAAAGACTTCACAAAGGAGTGTTTATACGGTCTTAAAGTTTATAAAGATACACATTTTCTCTGAAACTAGCCGATTAAATTGGACTTTGTCATGAAAATGTGATATTCGGTGTTCTAATATCTGATTTAAAACTGACTAATTCCCCATCTCAAAATATCGGTTTTTAGTGAATACGCGAAACCATGGTGTACAGAGAATTATTCACAAAATCAACATGAAGTGACAATTTTGCATTAGAATAGTTAATCCTCACGGAGGATTTCCGCAGAAGGAATACGGTTTCCAGAGCAGACGAAATGAGGATGTCAGTAAGAATCTAGAGGATTAATCAACAGACGTAGGAATTGTCAAATGGGTATATAGTGTAATACTCTGATTTTGTGCCTGAATCAGGACGGTTTTGCCAGTAGAAGTAGTGTCTTCTTTTGTTGCAAGTTTGGTATAGGGTAAATCATGTCGATTTTACCTGTAAGTTTTTTTGCCCAAAAAATCAAAATACTGAGTAGTTGGCTTTGAATTATGTCAAAACCGCCTTGACAAACTTCATATCCTTAAAGTCCGCATATACACCAAAAATAAAGCAAAAATTTTAACACAGGTATTATTCTAGCGATCGCCATGCGTTAATTTTTTTTCCCAATTTACCCATATTTTCGGCAATTCTATGGTTATTCTTCGGGGAATTTAGCAAACTACTCTCACAAAATAGTGGCAAAATTTGTAACTCAAAATGTCAGGGATAGTATATGGATAACGAATCGATGAATCAAGAACAAGCAATGGCAACAACAGAGAATCCCTCAAGGTGCGGCTACGAAGGACAAAAATGGTTAGTAGAAGAAAGAGATGCTTGTGGTGTTGGTTTTATCGCCCATCGCCGTCGTCAAGCTAGTCATGAAATCGTGAATCAAGCTTTAACTGCTTTAACCTGTTTAGAGCATCGGGGTGGTTGTAGCGCAGATCAAGATTCGGGAGACGGAGCGGGTATCCTGACAGCTATCCCTTGGGACTTACTACAAGCAGAATTGCCCAAATCAGGAATTACCTTAGGAGATCAAAATAGAATTGCCGTTGGGATGATATTTTTACCCCAGGATGGGGCATTAGCGGCAAAAGTTAAAACTGTTTTTGAGAAAGTTGCAGCAGAGGAAAAATTAAGCGTACTGGGCTGGCGCGTAGTTCCAGTAAAACCGGAAGTTTTGGGTGTACAAGCCCGGGAAAATCAACCTCAGATTGAACAAGTATTTCTAGTCTCAGAAAATTATAGCGGTGATGAATTAGAAAGACAGTTATACGTTGCACGGCGAAGAATTGTCAAAGCCGTGGACGAAATTTCACAAGATTTCTATGTTTGTTCCCTATCTAACCGCACAATTGTCTATAAAGGTATGGTGCGATCGGCAATCTTAGGGGAATTTTACCTAGATTTGCAAAACCCAATTTATCAAAGCAACTTCGCAGTTTATCATCGGCGTTTCAGTACCAATACCATGCCAAAATGGCCCCTAGCGCAGCCAATGCGTTTATTAGGGCACAATGGTGAAATTAATACCCTGCTGGGTAATATTAATTGGATGATGGCACGGGAAGCAACCTTAGATCATCCAATTTGGAACAATCGCCTTGCTGAACTCAAACCCTTTGTACAACTGAATAATAGTGACTCAGCAACCTTAGATAACGTGTGTGAGTTGTTGGTGCGTTCAGGTAGAAGTCCCCTGGAAGCTCTGATGATCATGGTTCCGGAAGCCTATCGCAACCAGCCAGAATTAAACCAATATCCGGAGATTGTAGATTTCTATGAATACTACAGTGGTTTGCAAGAACCTTGGGATGGTCCGGCACTGCTAGTATTTGGGGATGGGCGGACTATTGGTGCAACATTAGATCGGAACGGTTTACGACCTGCGCGTTACTGCATTACCAAGGATGATTACATTGTTGTTGGTTCTGAAGCGGGTGTAGTCAATTTCCCAGAAGAGAATATCTTAGAGAAGGGAAGACTTGGACCAGGGCAAATGATTGCCGTAGATTTGGAAACGGAAGAAGTTCTGAAAAATTGGGAAATTAAGCAGCGTATTGCCAAGAAAAATCCCTATGGGCAGTGGTTACAGGAGTATCGTCAAGATCTAACTTCCCTGACTGAGAATTCCCTCAGTAATGGTAACGGTAACGGCAAGGTAGCCATTCCTGAAAGACAGTCCTTACTACGTCAACAGCTCGCCTTTGGTTACAACACTGAAGATGTAGAAATGATTATCCAGCCCATGGCGGCGGATGGCAAGGAACCGACATTTTGTATGGGTGATGATATTCCCCTGGCTGTACTTTCAGAGAAACCCCACCTCCTCTACGACTATTTCAAACAGCGATTTGCCCAGGTGACAAACCCGGCGATCGACCCCCTGCGGGAAAGTTTAGTCATGTCTTTGAAGGTAGAATTGGGCGAGAGAGGGAATTTACTGCAACCCCAGCCGGAATATGCTCGGCGCTTGAAATTAGAATCTCCAGTCATTACCGAAGTCCAATTAGAAGCAATTAAGACATCGAGTTTCAAAACTGTAGAATTATCAACCCTGTTTGCAATTGCGACGACAGATAGTGGGGAAGTTGACGCTGCGAAAGGTTTGCAAATCGCTGTCGGGAAACTGCAAGCTGCTGCTGCCGAGGCTGTACGCTCTGGGGCGAAGATTCTTGTACTGAGTGATAAATCTACTGACGGCTTGAGTACGGAATATACTTATATTCCTCCCCTGTTAGCAGTGGGTGCAGTTCACCACCACCTGATTCGCGAAGGTTTACGGATGCGCGCATCCTTAGTTGTGAATACGGCACAATGCTGGAGTACTCACCACTTCGCTTGTTTAATTGGATACGGTGCTGGGGCAATTTGTCCTTACATGGCACTGGATACCATCCGTGATTGGTGGATAGATCCCAAGACGCAGCAATTCATGGAACGGGGCAAGATTAAACCCGTCACCCTGGATGGGGCGATCGCCAACTATAAAAAAGCTGTAGAAGCCGGATTACTGAAAATTCTCTCCAAAATGGGAATTTCCCTGTTAGCCAGTTACCAAGGGGCACAAATTTTTGAAGCCATTGGCATTGGTGCAGACTTACTAGAGTTGGGTTTCCGAGGAACCGCTTCCCGCATTGGTGGCTTGAGCATCACAGAATTGGCTCAGGAAGTTCTCTCTTTCCATTGCAAAGCCTTCCCAGAATTAACTGCGAAAAAACTGCAAAACTTGGGCTTTGTGAATTATCGCCCCGGTGGTGAATACCACATGAACAGCCCAGAAATGGCAAAATCTCTCCATAAAGCAGTGGCAGGGAAAGATTATGACCATTACAGCGTTTATAAACAATACCTCCAAGGTAGACCTGTCACAGCTCTGCGGGATTTACTCGATTTCCATAGCGATCGCCAACCCATCCCCCTAGAACAGGTAGAATCCGTAGGAGATATCCTCAAACGCTTCTGTACGGGTGGTATGTCCCTGGGTGCATTGTCACGGGAAGCCCATGAAACCCTGGCGATCGCCATGAATCGGATCGGTGGAAAATCCAACTCCGGGGAAGGAGGAGAAGACCCCGTACGTTATGAAACCTTGACAGATGTCGATGCCTCTGGTTACTCCCCCACCCTGCCCCACCTCAAGGGTTTGCGGAACGGTGACACAGCCAAAAGTGCCATCAAGCAAGTAGCATCCGGGCGTTTTGGGGTGACTCCAGAGTACCTGATGAGTGCCCAACAAATTGAAATCAAGATTGCCCAGGGAGCTAAACCCGGAGAAGGGGGACAATTACCAGGAGCCAAAGTTAGTCCCTACATCGCCATGTTGCGGCGGTCAAAACCCGGTGTCACCTTGATTTCTCCCCCACCCCACCACGACATTTACTCCATCGAAGACTTAGCGCAGTTAATCTTTGACCTTCATCAAATTAATCCCCAGGCACAGGTATCCGTCAAACTGGTGGCAGAAATTGGTATTGGTACGATTGCTGCTGGGGTAGCCAAAGCCAACGCCGACATTATCCAGGTTTCGGGACATGATGGCGGCACCGGAGCATCTCCCCTCAGTTCGATTAAACACGCTGGCTCTCCGTGGGAACTCGGTTTGACAGAGGTACACCGAGTCTTGCTACAAAATAAACTCCGCGATCGCGTGATTCTCCGGGTAGACGGTGGTATTAAGAGCGGTTGGGATGTTCTCATGGGTGCGTTAATGGGAGCAGAGGAATTTGGTTTCGGTTCCATTGCCATGATTGCTGAAGGTTGCATTATGGCGCGGATTTGTCATACCAACAGTTGTCCTGTCGGTGTGGCTTCCCAACGGGAAGAATTACGCAAACGGTTTACAGGTATTCCTGAACATGTTGTGAATTTCTTCTGTTTCATTGCTGAAGAAGTGCGTGGTTTGCTAGCTCGTTTAGGTTATCGTTCCATAGCTGAAGTAGTGGGACGGGCAGATATGTTAACTCTGCGACCAGGGGTCAACCTGGCGAAAACTAACGCCCTCAACCTCGATTGTCTGTTGAAGTTACCTGATACTCGAACCGACCGTAGTTGGTTAGTTCATGAAACCGTTCATAGCAATGGTGCGGTGTTGGATGATACCTTACTGGCAGATAAAGATATCCAAACAGCGATTCAGAATCAATCCACTGCCACCAAAGCAGTTAAGGTTGTGAATACTGACCGTACCGTGGGAGCGAGATTATCCGGGGCGATCGCTGCGAAGTATGGTGATCATGGTTTTGGTGGACAAATTAACCTCAACTTCTGGGGAAGTGTGGGACAAAGCTTTGGTGCTTTCAACTTGCCAGGAATGATTCTCACCCTGGAAGGAGAAGCCAATGACTATGTCGGTAAGGGGATGAATGGTGGAGAAATCATCATTAAACCCCCAGTCACCAGCAATTTTGACCCCTCACAAAACGTAATTGTTGGTAATACTTGCCTCTATGGAGCCACAGGAGGAATGTTGTTTGCCAACGGAATTGCCGGGGAACGTTTTGCCGTGCGTAATTCCAAGGGAACTGCCGTGATTGAGGGTGCAGGTGATCACTGTTGTGAATACATGACCGGGGGAACTATTGTGGTTCTCGGTAAGGTGGGACGTAACGTCGGTGCAGGGATGACTGGAGGATTAGCATACTTCCTCGATGAAGTTGGAAATTTCCCCGAAATGGTGAACCAAGAAATCGTTAAGATGCAACGGGTTACCACCCCTGGAGGAGAACAGCAGTTACGGGAGTTAATTCAAAATCACTGCGATCGCACTGGTTCTGCCAAAGCGAAACGAATTTTGGACAATTGGTCTACCTACCTACCCCAATTCTGGCAACTTGTCCCCCCCTCGGAAGCGGAGAACCCCGCAGCAAGTCTTCAGGAAACTAAGGAACTTAGTCCTGTGTAATTTATCCATCTAGGTAATTTACCGATATATAGAGAGGGGACGTGATAATTTGCGTCTCCTCTTAATTTTTTTGTCGGGAAATATCACCCTAAATCAAAAATTATTATGGATGATAAGTAGAACGGCTTAAATAATTCACGCTATGTCATTGCGAATGAAACGAAGTGGAATGTTCGCGTAGCGTGCCGTAGGCTCTAGCAATCGCAACGGTTTTGACGATTTTACAATCTGTTACATAGTTAGGTTTATTCTCACCGACTTACTTACTAATTGCTGTATAGTCAGGAAAAATTGTGAAATAGCTCTAGTATTTTCTGTTGTACTCTTTGCTTAACTATCTCTTCCTCACCAGATAGTCCATCACATAACATCTCATATATTAACGGTACACCCAGTTCTAACTCTGATAACAATGTGCGTTGGCTGAATACATCTTCTGGCTTTCCTTCTACTATTAAACGTCCCTTATCCATCACAAATACCCAATCTGCCCAACGATAAACTAAATCCAAATCATGGGTTGCCATCAACAAAGTGGTTCCATCTTGATGGATTTTTTTTAAAGTTGCTATCAATTTACGAGTATGTTTTATATCTAAATAGGCAGTTGGTTCATCTAATACCAAGAGCTTGGGTTCTAAGACCATGACATCAGCGATGGAAACTCGTTTTTTTTGCCCTAAACTTAGGTGATGTACAGGTCTTTCGGCTAAAGTAGTTAGTTCAAATTCTACTAGTGCTTGCTCTACTCGATGTTTAATTTCTGGTTCTGGTAAATCCAAATTACACAAACCATAGGATATATCTTCTTCAACAGTAGAGGCGACTAATTGTTGTTCTGGGTCTTGAAATACTAGACCTACTTGTTGTCGTAAATTACTCAGGTAATGACGATTGTAATTTAGCATTTCACCACGCCAACTGACAATACCAGAATCGGGTTTGTAAAGACCATTGGCTAATAAGAATAGCGTGGTTTTTCCGCAACCATTCTGACCAATTAAAGCACATTTTTTCCCTGATGGAATCTTCAATGTTAGCCCATTTAAGGCTGATTCCTGTGCGCCGGGATAGGTGTAATATACCTGTTCAAATTCGAGTAAATATTCCTGCACAAATTTCCAATCCGATTAATCCTAGACAGCCGCAAATTGCTTCGATGATATAGCGTGCTTGGGGATGATAACGACGAGGATGCCAAACTCGAAATTCTCCTGCAAAACCCCTTGCTTCCAGTCCCAGGGAAAATTGACTATATTGTTGTAAAGTTCGCTGTAATAGTTGCCCTATTAATAATGCTAAACTGTTCATTCCATGATGCCAGGTACGGTAGCCACCACGAGAATTTTGTGCTGTTAATAATTCATTAACGGTGTTTAACAAGATGAAAATAAATCGATACATAAGTAGCAGTAAATCAGTTACAAGCACAGGAAATCGCAAGTAACGCAGAGTTTGTAATATTTCCGTGAAAGGGATAGTTAGCATCATAAAATATAAGCAAGAAACAGATGCTAAGGCTCTGGTTAAAATTCCCCATGCTTGGATACTGCCACTATGGCTAAGATAAATGTAGAAATCGCCGATGGTGAGTCCATAGTACGAGTCTAATTTAACGTTTTGGAAATCAGCTAAAGCAACTCCATTCACCATTAAAGCTGGTAAACTGGTCAAACAAAAAAATATGGTGAACATTAACAAGCGAAAATAAATACCAGCCGGAATCCTGGCATAAATAACTGTCCAAATACCCATCCAAATCGCCATCAAAATTTGTACTAGTGGATGGCTAGCCAGGGAAATTGCAAGGGTTGTCAATGCAAAAATCAGTTTATGTTCTGGTGGCAACTTTCGTAGCCGATTCGTATAAGCTAAAGTGTCTAGTTGCAAGCTCATTCTTCACGTTTTTTTTGTTGGCAACGCCCTTTATATAACCCAATAGCATAGCCGACAAAGCCCGCACCTAGAGCTGCTTGGGAAGCAAATAAGAGGCTGGCAATTTCCGCGCTAGCTGGTTCAAAAAATGATTGAAACCAAGGTTTATATTCTGGCTGTATTTCACTAATTGCTTGTTTGGCTTTGTCATCAGAACCGCCAAATTCTCCACCACGGACAAAGATTAATGGTGCAACTGCTAAAGCTAAGACAGCTGCTACTAATAACCAGTTACTTAACCCTTGTTTAGACTGATTCATTTCCTGGGTTTTCCTGTTTAATTAACTTTAATAATTCTAATTCTTGAGGATTATAAGATTGCAACCAGTTCCATACCAATACAGTCAGCAATCCTTCACTAATTGCTAAGGGAACTTGAGTGATGGCAAAAATTCCGGCGAACTTGCTAAAGGAAGCGATAAACCCGCCAACCGATGCAGGGAAAGCGAGGGCAAGTTGAATAGAAGTGATAATGTAGGTGAGTAAATCAGCGATCGCGGCTGCGAGAAATATAGCGATGCGTTGTTTCCCACCCAACTTAATTGTCAAATTATATATCCAGTAAGCCATAAATGGTCCGGCGATCGCCATGGAAAATGCATTTGCGCCGAGGGTTGTCAAGCCACCATGTGCCAGTAACAAAGTTTGGAACAACAATACTAAAGTACCCAAAACCGACATAGTTAGGGGACCAAACAGTACCGCACCTAACCCCGTTCCTGTAGGATGGGAACAGCTACCTGTAACGGAAGGAATTTTCAAGGCTGACAGCACAAAAGTAAAAGCACCAGCCAAACCGAGTAGTAATTTTAGTTGGGGATTAACTTGGGTGATGCGAGTCAGACTACGCAAGCCTAGGATAAAAAATGGTAATGCCACAATCCACCAAAAAATCGCCCACTGCACTGGTAAAAAACCTTCCATAATGTGCATAGCATAGGCGGGTTGGGGTAAACCAA
The Calothrix sp. 336/3 DNA segment above includes these coding regions:
- a CDS encoding energy-coupling factor ABC transporter ATP-binding protein; the protein is MQEYLLEFEQVYYTYPGAQESALNGLTLKIPSGKKCALIGQNGCGKTTLFLLANGLYKPDSGIVSWRGEMLNYNRHYLSNLRQQVGLVFQDPEQQLVASTVEEDISYGLCNLDLPEPEIKHRVEQALVEFELTTLAERPVHHLSLGQKKRVSIADVMVLEPKLLVLDEPTAYLDIKHTRKLIATLKKIHQDGTTLLMATHDLDLVYRWADWVFVMDKGRLIVEGKPEDVFSQRTLLSELELGVPLIYEMLCDGLSGEEEIVKQRVQQKILELFHNFS
- a CDS encoding energy-coupling factor ABC transporter permease, whose translation is MNRKKQALFSLILIGVISFYLVVGLPQPAYAMHIMEGFLPVQWAIFWWIVALPFFILGLRSLTRITQVNPQLKLLLGLAGAFTFVLSALKIPSVTGSCSHPTGTGLGAVLFGPLTMSVLGTLVLLFQTLLLAHGGLTTLGANAFSMAIAGPFMAYWIYNLTIKLGGKQRIAIFLAAAIADLLTYIITSIQLALAFPASVGGFIASFSKFAGIFAITQVPLAISEGLLTVLVWNWLQSYNPQELELLKLIKQENPGNESV
- a CDS encoding glutamate synthase-related protein, producing MDNESMNQEQAMATTENPSRCGYEGQKWLVEERDACGVGFIAHRRRQASHEIVNQALTALTCLEHRGGCSADQDSGDGAGILTAIPWDLLQAELPKSGITLGDQNRIAVGMIFLPQDGALAAKVKTVFEKVAAEEKLSVLGWRVVPVKPEVLGVQARENQPQIEQVFLVSENYSGDELERQLYVARRRIVKAVDEISQDFYVCSLSNRTIVYKGMVRSAILGEFYLDLQNPIYQSNFAVYHRRFSTNTMPKWPLAQPMRLLGHNGEINTLLGNINWMMAREATLDHPIWNNRLAELKPFVQLNNSDSATLDNVCELLVRSGRSPLEALMIMVPEAYRNQPELNQYPEIVDFYEYYSGLQEPWDGPALLVFGDGRTIGATLDRNGLRPARYCITKDDYIVVGSEAGVVNFPEENILEKGRLGPGQMIAVDLETEEVLKNWEIKQRIAKKNPYGQWLQEYRQDLTSLTENSLSNGNGNGKVAIPERQSLLRQQLAFGYNTEDVEMIIQPMAADGKEPTFCMGDDIPLAVLSEKPHLLYDYFKQRFAQVTNPAIDPLRESLVMSLKVELGERGNLLQPQPEYARRLKLESPVITEVQLEAIKTSSFKTVELSTLFAIATTDSGEVDAAKGLQIAVGKLQAAAAEAVRSGAKILVLSDKSTDGLSTEYTYIPPLLAVGAVHHHLIREGLRMRASLVVNTAQCWSTHHFACLIGYGAGAICPYMALDTIRDWWIDPKTQQFMERGKIKPVTLDGAIANYKKAVEAGLLKILSKMGISLLASYQGAQIFEAIGIGADLLELGFRGTASRIGGLSITELAQEVLSFHCKAFPELTAKKLQNLGFVNYRPGGEYHMNSPEMAKSLHKAVAGKDYDHYSVYKQYLQGRPVTALRDLLDFHSDRQPIPLEQVESVGDILKRFCTGGMSLGALSREAHETLAIAMNRIGGKSNSGEGGEDPVRYETLTDVDASGYSPTLPHLKGLRNGDTAKSAIKQVASGRFGVTPEYLMSAQQIEIKIAQGAKPGEGGQLPGAKVSPYIAMLRRSKPGVTLISPPPHHDIYSIEDLAQLIFDLHQINPQAQVSVKLVAEIGIGTIAAGVAKANADIIQVSGHDGGTGASPLSSIKHAGSPWELGLTEVHRVLLQNKLRDRVILRVDGGIKSGWDVLMGALMGAEEFGFGSIAMIAEGCIMARICHTNSCPVGVASQREELRKRFTGIPEHVVNFFCFIAEEVRGLLARLGYRSIAEVVGRADMLTLRPGVNLAKTNALNLDCLLKLPDTRTDRSWLVHETVHSNGAVLDDTLLADKDIQTAIQNQSTATKAVKVVNTDRTVGARLSGAIAAKYGDHGFGGQINLNFWGSVGQSFGAFNLPGMILTLEGEANDYVGKGMNGGEIIIKPPVTSNFDPSQNVIVGNTCLYGATGGMLFANGIAGERFAVRNSKGTAVIEGAGDHCCEYMTGGTIVVLGKVGRNVGAGMTGGLAYFLDEVGNFPEMVNQEIVKMQRVTTPGGEQQLRELIQNHCDRTGSAKAKRILDNWSTYLPQFWQLVPPSEAENPAASLQETKELSPV
- the cbiQ gene encoding cobalt ECF transporter T component CbiQ, encoding MSLQLDTLAYTNRLRKLPPEHKLIFALTTLAISLASHPLVQILMAIWMGIWTVIYARIPAGIYFRLLMFTIFFCLTSLPALMVNGVALADFQNVKLDSYYGLTIGDFYIYLSHSGSIQAWGILTRALASVSCLYFMMLTIPFTEILQTLRYLRFPVLVTDLLLLMYRFIFILLNTVNELLTAQNSRGGYRTWHHGMNSLALLIGQLLQRTLQQYSQFSLGLEARGFAGEFRVWHPRRYHPQARYIIEAICGCLGLIGLEICAGIFTRI
- a CDS encoding energy-coupling factor ABC transporter substrate-binding protein gives rise to the protein MNQSKQGLSNWLLVAAVLALAVAPLIFVRGGEFGGSDDKAKQAISEIQPEYKPWFQSFFEPASAEIASLLFASQAALGAGFVGYAIGLYKGRCQQKKREE